The Calorimonas adulescens genomic interval AGCGCAGCATAATGTTTTCTTTTTTAAGTTTTGCAAGTTCATCTTCGGGATAATTTTCTGTATTCATGAGATGTTTTTTCCAGTAATCTAAGGTGCCCTTTGATATGCCATGTTTCCTACAAACAGCAATTTTGGTAGTAGAAGAACTTTCAGCCTCGGCAAGGATAGCAAGTTTTTCTTCAAGAGTAAAGTTTTTATGTGCTGCCATTGATTTTGACCTCCCTTAAGAGAAATTTTA includes:
- a CDS encoding transposase; its protein translation is MAAHKNFTLEEKLAILAEAESSSTTKIAVCRKHGISKGTLDYWKKHLMNTENYPEDELAKLKKENIMLRSIIVDKDLEIAYLKELLKKTNRS